A segment of the Fusobacterium simiae genome:
AAAACGCTTCTCTAATCTGATCTGCAGTATCAAAGAGTGTATTCAGAGTTTCTATATCATTGTTAGGAATCTGTGATAAAAAAATTGCCTCCTCACGAGTTATTTCATATTTTTCATTGATAATTTTATTTTTTAAATATAATATAAACTCCTTAACATTGATTGGTTCAGCTTTGTTATTTTCTTTTTCTTTTAAAAAATTGAAAAAGTTAAATTTTCCCCCTCCAGCTGAATTTTTTTCTTTTAACATGTATCTCCTTCCTTTCCTTGCACTTAAAAAATTGTATCACTCGCATATATAGTATCATAAATTAAAAAAATATTCTATATTTGAAAGTTATAAAAATTTAAAATTTTAAAATATATTTTTTATTTTTAAATGAAAAACACCTAGAAATTTTTCTAAGTGTTTTCTATATTTGAAACTTATAAATAAGCTATCAATAATTTTACTGTTTCAATAATTCCATCATTATGACATCTTTCATAATGATGAGTTGCATCAACATTTGGACCTATACAAGCATATTTAAAATCAAAACCTTGTAAAATTGCAATTGATGCATCTGATCCATATCTGTTATAAACTCCAACTGTGTATTTTATATTATTTTTATCAGCAGTTTCTTGAAGCTTTTTTCTAAGAGTAAAGTCATAAGGAGTTCTACTATCCTTTGCAATAATTTGCACTTTTTTTTCATCTCCATGTGCATCTTCCCCTGCAACAAGCCCAATGTCAACTGCTATAAATTCATCTAAATCTTCTGGAAAAACTGAAACTCCATGTCCTATTTCTTCATAATTAGAAAAGTATACATACAAGTCTGTTTTTGGTTTTAACTTATTATCTTTTAAATATTTGATATAAGATAAAATTTGAGCAACACATAACTTATCATCTAAATATCTTGATTTTATATAGCCATTATCTAAAATTCTTGTACGGGTTTCAAAAGAAACGAAATCACCTTGTAAAATACCTAAATTTAAAACATCATTATCAGTTTTTACATCCTCATCTATTCTGATTTCCATTGTTTCTTCTGTTCTTGGCATTTCTCTTGCAACATCTCCATATACATGAACAGAAGCTTTTATAGGAAGTAAAGTTCCAGAATATGTTTTTCCAGAAATAGTATGAATAGTTACATTTTCTCCTTCAACAGAACCCCAAGCAAGACCACCAACATTAGTAACTTCTAGTCTACCATTCTTTTTAATTTTCTTTACAACAGCTCCTAAGGTATCAACATGAGCAGAAATCATTTTCTTGTAATTTGAATTTTCTCCTTTTATATATGCAATTAATGCACCTTTTTTTGTGATATTATAGTTTACTATATCTAAAGTTTTTAATTCATTTTTTACCCATTCAATAGCCTTATGAGTATAACCAACTGGGCTAGGTATATTTAAAAGTTCAACAGTTTTATTAAGTATATATTTTAAATCAATTTTCATTATAAAATTAACTCCTTTTAACTAAATATTCTAAATATTTATTTAACATCTAAGTTTTTAAATTTATGCATAGTAGTAGCATCATATTCAAATCCTATAATTCTTTTATTAATTCCAATATTTTCATTTTTATTGTATAAAACAATTAAAGGAGAATCTTCTTGAGCAATTATTTGAGCATTTTTATAATGTTCTTTTCTTTCTTCAGGACTTAAAACTACTCTTGCCATTTCAACTTCTTTATCAAATTCTGGATTAGAATAACGAGCTCTATTTCCAGATAGACCTATTGATTTACTATCTAATAAAGGATATAAAACTATATCAGCATCTGAAGTTCCAGAAATCCATCCTCCTAAAAATGCTTGATAATCCCCTTCACCGGTTTTTTGAAGATATGTTCCCCATTCAAGAGTTTCTATTTTCATATCAATTCCAACATCTTTTAAATTTGCTTGAATAATTTGAGCAACTTGTAATCTAACTGGACTATCATTTACATAAAGTGAAAATGATGTATCTTTTACACCAGATTTTTCTATTAATTCTTTAGCTTTTTCGGGGTTATAAGGATATTCTTCAAGTCCATCATAATATCCAAAAACACTTGGATTAACTATTGATTTTGCAACTTTACCTCTTCCTAAGAAAATAGAATCAATAATACTTTTCTTATCAATTGCATAATTAAGAGCTTGTCTAAATTCTTTATTATTAAAAGGAGCTTTTTCAACATTTAAACCTATATATTCAGTAGCAGTAGTTGGTTCAGAAATTAATTCTAATTTATCATTAGCTTCAACAGTTTGAGTGTTTATTGGAGCTAAACCAGTTGCTATATCAATTTCACCAGTTTCCAATGCTGCTAATCTACTTGTATCTTCTGGTATAGATCTCATAATTAATTTTTGAATTTTTGGAGCACCTTCAAAATAATCTTGAAATGCTTCCATTTCAATTTTTTCTCCATCATTATATGCTGTCAACTTAAATGCACCTGTTCCCATTGGGGCAATATTTAAATCATTTCCAGCTTCTACATATTTTTTATTAATTATAGAAGTTAAAGGATGTGCTAAATTAAATAATAAAGGTGATGATGAATTTTTTAATAATATTTTTACTTCATAATCATTAACTT
Coding sequences within it:
- a CDS encoding M42 family metallopeptidase: MKIDLKYILNKTVELLNIPSPVGYTHKAIEWVKNELKTLDIVNYNITKKGALIAYIKGENSNYKKMISAHVDTLGAVVKKIKKNGRLEVTNVGGLAWGSVEGENVTIHTISGKTYSGTLLPIKASVHVYGDVAREMPRTEETMEIRIDEDVKTDNDVLNLGILQGDFVSFETRTRILDNGYIKSRYLDDKLCVAQILSYIKYLKDNKLKPKTDLYVYFSNYEEIGHGVSVFPEDLDEFIAVDIGLVAGEDAHGDEKKVQIIAKDSRTPYDFTLRKKLQETADKNNIKYTVGVYNRYGSDASIAILQGFDFKYACIGPNVDATHHYERCHNDGIIETVKLLIAYL
- a CDS encoding ABC transporter substrate-binding protein — encoded protein: MKKIFYLLIVLSLFLVACGEKKSDSTTIESKIVTVAQGAKPKSLDPHMYNSIPDLLVSRQFYNTLFSREKDGTIVPELAESYEYKNDKELDIVLKKGVKFHDGSELTADDVIFSFQVMKDKPGASIMIEEIDKVEKVNDYEVKILLKNSSSPLLFNLAHPLTSIINKKYVEAGNDLNIAPMGTGAFKLTAYNDGEKIEMEAFQDYFEGAPKIQKLIMRSIPEDTSRLAALETGEIDIATGLAPINTQTVEANDKLELISEPTTATEYIGLNVEKAPFNNKEFRQALNYAIDKKSIIDSIFLGRGKVAKSIVNPSVFGYYDGLEEYPYNPEKAKELIEKSGVKDTSFSLYVNDSPVRLQVAQIIQANLKDVGIDMKIETLEWGTYLQKTGEGDYQAFLGGWISGTSDADIVLYPLLDSKSIGLSGNRARYSNPEFDKEVEMARVVLSPEERKEHYKNAQIIAQEDSPLIVLYNKNENIGINKRIIGFEYDATTMHKFKNLDVK